The genomic stretch ATTGTTGCCTGAATCTCCGAAATTCACGCTGCCGTGCGGCTTGAGATCGTGCGGCATGTAAAGCGCCAGTGCGTAATCAATCATGCCGGTAAAATTTCCTCGATCAAATAAATTGAGTCCCTCTTTTCTTTGAAACGCCTCCACGAGGTAGATCAAATATCCCATGGCATAATTGCAGTAAGAAACGCCCTCGTCGTAGCTGCCATCTTGTGTAAAAAGCGCAAGGAATTTATCATAGCTGTCCAGCACCATTTCCCGCCAGATATCAACGCGCTGATCTTTTCCCTGAAGCGTGAAAAGCGCAAGAGTCAGTCCGCCGGAAATTATCGAACGAAAATTGTTGTGTGCCAGAATCACGGGCCATCGACTCATATCAGGAACTTCAAAGGGATAAGGATAGTCATGGTCAAAATCCCACTTTCCGGCTGTCTGAGGATTCTGAAAACGATACAATGAGCGATACAGCGGCACGCAACCCTTCTCTGCGATTTGCTTCAAAATTTCTTTCCGCTCCTTCTTGGACAGTAAATCGTAGCACCAATCGTAGCTCAAGCACATCCATGCTGTGAGTCGGCCGTCCATGAGGAAGCCGAGAGGTCGTTCGTTGTCTTCAAGGAAATAATCCCAGCGCTTTAATTTGAGCGTCTCCAGCATCCCCTTTTTCGCATTTTGACCGCGTTTTTTGTCACCGGTGATGGCGTAGATAAAAGCTTCGCGCATGAAATCCTTATCTTTGGCAAAATCTTTTTTCAATTCTTCCTGCCAGAATTCTTTGAACAATGGACGTTTTGTGTTCGCCAGAATTCTCGGGACATCAGCGCGCGAAAACAATAGATTCAACGGAAATTCTTTCTCAGCGGAATTCGCTTTAGCCGGAATAAAAGCAGCAAAAAGGAGACAGATTAAAATTAAAGTTAGGAAATTTTTCACTCTCATGCATTCCTCCTCAAGTTCAAAATAAAAATTTAAATTTAATCCCGGAACCGGTCAGAGCGTTCGCGGTAACTACTGACCGGTTCCTTAATGGGAGGGGATCATGAAACATAACAGCTAACCTTTCAAAGGTTTGAAACCTTTGAAAGGTTTTGACAAAAAAACAATTTTTATTTCAACAAAACCCGATCTATAATTTTTCTCATATTCTTGCCCAGAATGAGCCGCTTTTCTTCTTCGGAAATATCCGCATAAGCGACCCAGCCGAATTGCGGAATCGGATCGCGCATGGCAGCATCAGAACCATAAATCACCCGGCTTGCGCCAACCTGATCGACCATGTATTCGATGATGCCATTGGTCACCGCAGTGTAAGTGATTTCCAGATGGATATTTTTAAATTTCTTCGCCAGCCGAATATGCCTTTTTGCGCGCTCATAGCTCATTCCTGAATGCGCGAGCAGAAAAGAAATTTCCGGAAATCGTCTTGCCAGATCATCCATTTCCTGGTCAAAATTATCTGACCAGTGCATCAGCGCAAAAAGCCGTTTTCTGTTGCCATACTCATACCATCTGTTATAAACCGGATCGTTGTAGGGAATATGATTTCTCGGAAAATAAGGCTTCATCCCTTTCATGCCCCATTTTTCGTAGCATTTTTTCAATTCACTTTCCCAATCATTCACATAACGCGGATCAAAAACAGCGTAACCAATAAATTCATCAGGTAATTCTTTGATAGCATCGCGCGTATTCAAATTTCCCATTTCCCAATCGCTCCAGATACCTACCCATGGGCTGGAACAGGTGATATTTACGCCGATGCACCTGTTACGCTCGACAATTCCAGCAGCGTCGGACTTGGGCATAAAAGCAATAGCATTATCAAAATGGTTTTTGGGATAATGGTGCGCGTGCGAGTCGATGACTTCCATGTCATCGATGGGCTCGCCCCTGCGGGCTTTGATCAAAATTTTATCGTCAGTCCGATCATCAGGATAATCCTCGGGAATT from Calditrichota bacterium encodes the following:
- a CDS encoding amidohydrolase family protein, whose translation is MSQIKFLDSYASIGKWWDKDPDHPWTVERMLKDMERCQIHGALIYSNLAKELQPSVGNEEVIRVCEKHPRLIPAWVVLPDQCGDVPKTAQLIREIKDKNVKAVKIFPRLHRYPVDERTLGNLFRALEEAEIPLMIDNGEANTDFVQISWQEVGWICQNYPNLKVILHSVRWEATRSLLPILKEFPNLFVEFSNYQANRIIDFLVEQVGADQLLFGTQMMLKSPGAAKAFIDYADISEQDRRKIAGENLIRILKLEQIPEDYPDDRTDDKILIKARRGEPIDDMEVIDSHAHHYPKNHFDNAIAFMPKSDAAGIVERNRCIGVNITCSSPWVGIWSDWEMGNLNTRDAIKELPDEFIGYAVFDPRYVNDWESELKKCYEKWGMKGMKPYFPRNHIPYNDPVYNRWYEYGNRKRLFALMHWSDNFDQEMDDLARRFPEISFLLAHSGMSYERAKRHIRLAKKFKNIHLEITYTAVTNGIIEYMVDQVGASRVIYGSDAAMRDPIPQFGWVAYADISEEEKRLILGKNMRKIIDRVLLK